The Alphaproteobacteria bacterium genome includes a region encoding these proteins:
- a CDS encoding 2-hydroxychromene-2-carboxylate isomerase: MKKNIDYFISHGSPWTYLGSVRFHEIAKQAGASINYRPASFHRIFSVSGGLPLGKRAPQRQRYRMAELARWRDYLGAPLTLEPKFFPAADQAGSQMVIAADLQGLDTGALSNAILRAIWAEERNIADDDTLVAIANEQGMDGAALLAASKTPEISETYDAYTQEAIDRHVFGAPTYIYNGELYWGQDRLGFLERALAG, translated from the coding sequence ATGAAAAAGAATATCGATTATTTTATATCGCATGGCTCGCCATGGACCTATCTCGGCAGTGTACGCTTCCATGAAATTGCGAAACAGGCGGGGGCGTCGATAAACTACCGTCCGGCGTCCTTTCACAGGATATTTTCGGTTTCCGGCGGCCTTCCCCTTGGCAAGCGCGCGCCGCAACGCCAGCGCTACCGGATGGCGGAACTGGCGCGGTGGCGCGATTATCTGGGCGCGCCGCTGACCCTGGAGCCAAAATTCTTTCCGGCCGCCGATCAGGCGGGAAGCCAGATGGTTATCGCCGCGGACCTTCAGGGCCTGGACACAGGCGCCCTGTCCAACGCTATCCTTCGCGCCATCTGGGCGGAGGAACGCAACATCGCCGATGACGATACCCTCGTCGCCATCGCCAATGAACAGGGCATGGACGGCGCGGCGCTGCTGGCCGCCAGCAAGACGCCGGAAATTTCGGAAACCTACGACGCCTATACGCAGGAAGCCATCGACCGCCATGTGTTTGGCGCGCCAACCTATATTTACAATGGCGAACTGTATTGGGGACAAGACCGGCTAGGATTCCTCGAACGGGCGCTGGCCGGGTAG
- a CDS encoding D-2-hydroxyacid dehydrogenase family protein — MRVAILDDYQNVALTIADWSPLKGKADLTVFNDTITGEDAVVKRLTGFDVIVCMRERTPITAGIVNRLDDLKMIITTGMRNASIDGKAARARGIDLCAAAGAGAPAAELAWALVMGLMKNIARDDRSMRDGQWQPNLGLTMAGKTLSCLGLGNLGARVAKYGQAFGMDVIAWSQNLTQERCAELGVRKVTKEEALSQGDVVCIKLVLSDRSRDLIGAPELAMMKPTAFLVNTSRGPIVNEAALIDALRNRTIAGAGLDVYDVEPLPADHPLRSLDNTLLSPHTGYVTQESLSAMYTSVVKDIVAFTDGNAINVIN, encoded by the coding sequence ATGCGCGTAGCGATACTTGACGACTACCAGAATGTTGCACTGACGATTGCGGACTGGAGCCCGCTGAAGGGTAAGGCGGACCTCACCGTCTTCAACGACACCATTACGGGCGAGGACGCAGTCGTCAAACGGCTGACCGGATTCGACGTGATCGTCTGCATGCGCGAACGCACACCAATCACCGCCGGCATCGTCAACCGGCTGGACGACCTGAAGATGATCATCACAACGGGCATGCGCAATGCCTCCATCGACGGCAAGGCGGCGCGGGCGCGCGGCATCGACCTCTGCGCCGCGGCCGGTGCGGGCGCACCCGCGGCGGAACTGGCCTGGGCGCTTGTCATGGGGCTGATGAAGAATATCGCGCGGGACGACAGGTCGATGCGCGATGGCCAGTGGCAGCCCAATCTGGGCCTGACCATGGCCGGCAAGACGCTGTCCTGTCTGGGGCTTGGCAACCTGGGCGCAAGAGTTGCCAAATACGGTCAGGCCTTCGGCATGGACGTTATCGCCTGGAGCCAGAACCTGACCCAGGAACGCTGCGCCGAACTGGGGGTCCGCAAGGTAACCAAGGAGGAAGCGCTGTCGCAGGGCGACGTCGTCTGCATCAAGCTGGTGCTCAGCGACCGGTCGCGCGACCTGATCGGCGCGCCGGAACTGGCCATGATGAAGCCGACGGCCTTTCTGGTAAACACATCGCGCGGCCCCATCGTTAACGAGGCCGCGCTGATCGACGCGCTGCGCAACCGCACGATCGCCGGCGCGGGACTGGACGTCTACGACGTGGAGCCGCTGCCGGCCGACCACCCGCTTCGCAGCCTGGACAACACGCTGCTGTCGCCGCATACAGGCTATGTCACGCAGGAGAGCCTGTCGGCAATGTACACCAGCGTGGTCAAGGATATCGTCGCCTTTACCGACGGAAACGCGATCAACGTCATAAACTGA
- a CDS encoding MFS transporter, producing MTPNIRIAHFLAGRLPFYYGWVIVGCAMCGAYVKQGGAVGTLSVFVSPMTEELGWSRTEISGAVSLGGILAALSAPMVGTLADRRGSGFILVASALLLGAATLFLSLTETLIWFYAAFCIARMTFAGPFDIGTTSVVAKWFVHSRARAMSYVNVVSSASLATMPIIAHAAMQGSDWRAGWIAIAAVVLTVGVLPNLVLMVRQPEDIGMLPDRSTALPAVSAGEAAAAPPPAAPEFTRKQALRTPALWLIMGYTAMIFPVQAGISLHQVPHLIQRGLSPLVAVSAVSLFAIISAVASLGFGYFDRRVSSRIGLCVAAAFMSASAVILIGVTQAWHAYASMLLFGAGIGGILTLTPVILADYFGRNNYGAIRGIALPVQVIFQAAGPLIAGALYDWKGVYTYSLILFAGCALLAALLILFTRPPNMPEPHIR from the coding sequence TTGACCCCGAACATTCGAATAGCGCATTTCCTCGCCGGCCGCCTGCCATTCTATTACGGCTGGGTGATCGTCGGCTGCGCCATGTGCGGCGCCTATGTGAAGCAGGGCGGCGCGGTTGGCACATTGTCGGTATTCGTGTCTCCGATGACCGAGGAACTTGGCTGGTCCCGGACGGAAATTTCCGGCGCCGTCTCGCTTGGCGGAATCCTCGCGGCGCTCTCGGCGCCGATGGTCGGCACCCTGGCCGACCGGCGCGGCTCGGGATTCATCCTCGTTGCGTCTGCCCTGCTGCTGGGTGCGGCAACGCTGTTCCTGTCCCTGACGGAAACGCTGATCTGGTTTTACGCGGCCTTCTGCATCGCCCGGATGACGTTCGCCGGGCCGTTCGATATCGGCACGACAAGTGTCGTCGCGAAATGGTTCGTGCACTCCCGGGCGCGGGCCATGTCCTACGTCAATGTCGTTTCCAGCGCCAGCCTGGCCACCATGCCGATCATCGCGCACGCGGCAATGCAGGGCAGCGACTGGCGCGCCGGCTGGATCGCCATCGCGGCCGTGGTTCTGACCGTCGGCGTGCTGCCCAACCTTGTCCTGATGGTCCGCCAGCCCGAAGATATCGGCATGCTGCCGGATCGTTCGACGGCGCTGCCGGCGGTGAGTGCCGGCGAAGCCGCCGCCGCACCACCGCCCGCCGCGCCGGAATTCACGCGCAAACAGGCGCTGCGCACACCGGCCCTATGGCTGATCATGGGATATACGGCCATGATATTTCCGGTTCAGGCCGGCATCAGCCTGCATCAGGTGCCGCATCTGATCCAGCGCGGATTGTCGCCGCTTGTGGCGGTCAGCGCCGTCAGCCTGTTTGCGATCATTTCCGCCGTCGCCAGCCTGGGGTTCGGCTATTTCGACCGGCGGGTCAGCAGCCGCATCGGCCTGTGTGTCGCCGCCGCCTTCATGAGCGCCAGCGCCGTGATCCTGATCGGGGTTACCCAGGCATGGCACGCCTATGCCTCGATGCTGCTGTTCGGCGCGGGGATCGGCGGCATCTTGACGCTGACGCCGGTCATCCTCGCGGACTATTTCGGTCGCAACAATTACGGCGCCATCCGCGGCATCGCCCTGCCGGTCCAGGTGATTTTCCAGGCGGCGGGCCCGCTGATCGCCGGGGCGCTGTATGACTGGAAGGGCGTCTATACCTATTCGCTGATACTGTTCGCCGGCTGCGCGCTGCTCGCCGCCCTGCTGATCCTGTTTACGCGGCCGCCCAACATGCCGGAGCCCCACATCCGGTAA